Proteins co-encoded in one Megalops cyprinoides isolate fMegCyp1 chromosome 1, fMegCyp1.pri, whole genome shotgun sequence genomic window:
- the LOC118774491 gene encoding histone deacetylase 5-like isoform X2 has protein sequence MSSPNTPVEVKASLSVGMQSPGGGEQGGGGGGPVDLRTDPRLGLAAMDPIMREQQLQQELLLLKQQQELQKQLLFAEFQKQHEVLTRQHEVQLQEHLKQQQEILAAKRQQELEQKRKLEQQRHEELEKQRLEQQLIMLRNKEKGKESAIASTEVKLKLQEFLLSKKDPTPGGLNHSFPPKCWGAHHTSLDQSSPPQSNTPGTPPSYKLPPLLGSYDGKDDFPLRKTASEPNLKVRSRLKQKVAERRSSPLLRRKDGTVISTFKKRAIEITVSSMCSSAPGSGPSSPNSSNSAIAENGSSGSVPNIHAKHLRTQHQAMSADGTASQLSLYTSPSLPNISLGLPATVTAANSHIAAPQKLSAQQEAERQAIQTLRQGGALTGKFVSTSSLPACLPPGVPHDAEPPASNSHSHSSLLQHVLLLEQARQQSALLAVPIYGQSPLVTGERVSTSMRTVNKLPRHRPLSRTQSAPLPQSPQALQQLVMQQQHQHFLEKQKQYQQQIQLNKMLSKGTELPRQPPSHPEETEEELTETAEMQEDRGEGPEPAGDGPLQHEPQHESSGDTTPPSEQPIMLKDENTESEVEEEDDDDEAIELRECDEQGLSYTQFSDQQHLQQLNLFQASLSITGMPHRPLGRAQSSPATASLKGAPTCETPIKHLFTTGVVYDTFMLKHQCMCGNTHIHPEHAGRIQSVWSRLQETGLLNRCERIRGRKATLDEIQTVHSEHHTLLYGTSPLNRQKLDSKKLLGPISQKMYAVLPCGGIGVDSDTVWNEMHSSSAVRMAVGCVIELAFKVAAGELKNGFAVVRPPGHHAEESTAMGFCFFNSVAITAKLLQQKLSVGKILIVDWDIHHGNGTQQAFYSDPNVLYISLHRYDDGNFFPGSGAPEEVGAGPGVGYNVNIAWTGGVEPPMGDVEYLTAFRTVVMPIANEFSPDVVLVSAGFDAVEGHQSPLGGYHVTAKCFGHLTKQLMTLAGGRVVLALEGGHDLMAICDASESCVSALLGEELDPLPQAVLQQKPCPKAAASLEKVIEIQSKHWGSVQRFAPTVGQSLLEAQRREKDEADTVTAMASLTVDTDPGISQVPSRPAEEPMEEEPTL, from the exons TGGAGGTGAAAGCGTCCCTCTCGGTGGGGATGCAGAGCCCGGGCggcggagagcaggggggaggcGGCGGCGGCCCGGTCGACCTGAGGACGGACCCCCGGCTGGGCCTGGCCGCCATGGACCCCATCATGagggagcagcagctgcagcaggagctgctgctcctcaagcagcagcaggagctgcagaagcAGCTGCTCTTCGCCGAGTTCCAGAAGCAGCACGAGGTCCTCACCCGCCAGCATGaggtgcagctgcaggagcaccTCAAG cagcagcaggagatcCTGGCGGCCAAGcggcagcaggagctggagcagaagaggaagctggagcagcagagacacgaggagctggagaagcagcGGCTGGAGCAGCAGCTCATTATGCTGAGGAACAAGGAGAAAGGCAAAGAGA GTGCAATCGCAAGCACAGAGGTCAAGCTAAAACTCCAGGAGTTCCTCCTCAGTAAAAAAGACCCTACACCTGGCGGACTGAACCATTCCTTCCCCCCAAAATGCTG GGGGGCTCACCACACCTCTCTGGACCAGAGCTCCCCACCACAGAGCAACACCCCTGGGACACCCCCCTCCTACAAACTGCCCCCTCTGCTGGGCTCCTACGACGGCAAGGATGACTTCCCCCTGCGGAAGACAG caTCTGAGCCCAACCTGAAGGTGCGCTCTCGGTTAAAGCAGAAGGTGGCGGAGAGGCGGAGCAGCCCGCTGCTAAGGCGGAAGGATGGCACAGTGATCAGCACCTTCAAGAAGAGGGCCATCGAAATCACAG TGTCCTCCATGTGTAGCAGCGCTCCTGGCTCTGGGCCCAGCTCCCCCAACAGCTCCAACAGTGCCATTGCTGAGAATGGGTCCAGCGGGTCAGTGCCTAACATCCACGCCAAG CACCTAAGGACCCAGCACCAGGCAATGAGTGCGGACGGAACGGCCAGCCAGCTCAGTCTGtacacctccccctccctcccaaacATCTCCTTGGGCCTGCCCGCCACTGTGACCGCTGCCAACTCGCACATAGCT GCCCCGCAGAAGCTGTCTGCCCAGCAGGAGGCGGAGCGGCAGGCCATCCAGACGCTGCGGCAGGGCGGCGCCCTCACGGGGAAGTTTGTCAGTACCTCATCGCTGCCCGCCTGCCTGCCCCCTGGGGTGCCCCACGACGCCGAGCCCCCCGCCTCCAACAGCCACAGCCACTCCTCCCTGCTGCAGCACGtcctgctgctggagcaggcCCGCCAGCAGAGTGCGCTGCTCGCAG tgccGATCTACGGGCAGTCGCCGCTGGTGACGGGCGAGCGGGTGTCCACCAGCATGCGCACGGTCAATAAGCTGCCCCGCCACCGGCCGCTGAGCCGCACGCAGTCGGCGCCCCTGCCCCAGAGCCCCCaggccctgcagcagctggtcatgcagcagcagcaccagcacttcctggagaagcagaagcagtACCAGCAGCAGATCCAGCTCAATAAG ATGCTCTCCAAGGGCACCGAGCTGCCCCGCCAGCCCCCCAGTCACCCCGAGGAGACGGAGGAGGAGCTGACAGAAACGGCTGAGATGCAGGAagacaggggggaggggcccGAGCCAGCGGGGGACGGACCTCTGCAGCACGAGCCGCAGCACGAGTCATCGGGGGATACCACGCCCCCCTCGGAGCAGCCAATCATGCTGAAGGACGAGAACACGGAGAGCGAGgtagaggaggaggacgacgacGACGAGGCCATCGAGCTGAGGGAGTGTGACGAGCAGGGCCTCTCTTACACTCAG TTTTCGGACCAGCAGCACTTGCAGCAGCTCAACCTGTTCCAGGCATCCCTGTCAATCACTGGCATGCCCCACAGACCTCTGGGAAGGGCCCAGTCCTCCCCAGCTACTGCCAGCCTCAAGGGTGCCCCCACCTGCGAAACTCCAATTAAGCACCTCTTTACGACAG gTGTGGTGTATGATACCTTCATGCTGAAGCACCAGTGCATGTGCGGaaacacccacatacacccAGAGCACGCCGGGCGGATCCAGAGCGTGTGGTCCCGTCTGCAGGAGACTGGACTGCTCAACCGCTGTGAG AGGATTCGGGGAAGAAAGGCCACACTGGATGAGATCCAGACGGTCCATTCAGAGCATCACACCTTGCTCTACGGCACCAGTCCCCTGAACAGGCAGAAACTGGACAGCAAGAAGCTTTTAG GTCCCATCAGCCAGAAGATGTACGCAGTCCTGCCCTGTGGGGGCATTGGG gtggacagtgacacagtgtgGAACGAGATGCACTCCTCCAGTGCTGTGCGGATGGCCGTGGGTTGTGTCATCGAGTTGGCATTCAAAGTGGCTGCCGGGGAGCTCAAG AATGGTTTTGCGGTGGTGCGTCCTCCCGGACATCACGCAGAAGAGTCCACTGCCAT GGGCTTCTGCTTCTTCAACTCAGTGGCCATCACTGCCAAGCTCCTGCAGCAGAAGCTAAGCGTGGGGAAGATCCTGATCGTGGACTGG GATATCCACCATGGCAATGGCACCCAGCAGGCCTTCTACAGTGACCCCAATGTGCTCTACATTTCTCTGCATCGCTACGATGATGGCAACTTCTTCCCTGGCAGTGGAGCCCCTGAGGAG GTTGGGGCTGGACCTGGAGTGGGATACAATGTGAACATCGCATGGACAGGAGGTGTGGAGCCACCCATGGGGGACGTGGAGTACCTAACTGCCTTCAG GACAGTGGTCATGCCCATTGCCAATGAGTTCTCGCCGGACGTGGTGCTGGTTTCGGCTGGCTTTGACGCCGTGGAGGGCCACCAGTCTCCTCTGGGCGGATACCACGTCACAGCCAAGT GCTTTGGTCACCTCACCAAGCAGCTGATGACACTGGCTGGCGGGCGCGTGGTCTTGGCGTTGGAGGGGGGCCACGACCTCATGGCCATCTGTGATGCCTCGGAGTCCTGCGTCTCCGCTTTGCTGGGAGAGGAG CTGGACCCCCTGCCCCAGGCTGTCCTGCAGCAGAAGCCCTGCCCGAAAGCAGCGGCCTCCCTGGAGAAGGTCATAGAGATACAGA GTAAGCACTGGGGCTCTGTGCAGCGCTTTGCCCCCACGGTGGGCCAGTCTCTGCTGGAGGCACAGCGCAGGGAGAAGGATGAGGCGGACACAGTGACTGCCATGGCCTCCCTCACTGTGGACACTGACCCGGGAATCAGCCAGGTGCCCAGCAG GCCAGCAGAGGAGCCCATGGAGGAAGAGCCCACGTTGTAG
- the LOC118774491 gene encoding histone deacetylase 5-like isoform X1, with product MLLRPTVPGLCAMLQTIYETESCFSSDAVSGREQPLGLLSATRIHTVPSSVEVKASLSVGMQSPGGGEQGGGGGGPVDLRTDPRLGLAAMDPIMREQQLQQELLLLKQQQELQKQLLFAEFQKQHEVLTRQHEVQLQEHLKQQQEILAAKRQQELEQKRKLEQQRHEELEKQRLEQQLIMLRNKEKGKESAIASTEVKLKLQEFLLSKKDPTPGGLNHSFPPKCWGAHHTSLDQSSPPQSNTPGTPPSYKLPPLLGSYDGKDDFPLRKTASEPNLKVRSRLKQKVAERRSSPLLRRKDGTVISTFKKRAIEITVSSMCSSAPGSGPSSPNSSNSAIAENGSSGSVPNIHAKHLRTQHQAMSADGTASQLSLYTSPSLPNISLGLPATVTAANSHIAAPQKLSAQQEAERQAIQTLRQGGALTGKFVSTSSLPACLPPGVPHDAEPPASNSHSHSSLLQHVLLLEQARQQSALLAVPIYGQSPLVTGERVSTSMRTVNKLPRHRPLSRTQSAPLPQSPQALQQLVMQQQHQHFLEKQKQYQQQIQLNKMLSKGTELPRQPPSHPEETEEELTETAEMQEDRGEGPEPAGDGPLQHEPQHESSGDTTPPSEQPIMLKDENTESEVEEEDDDDEAIELRECDEQGLSYTQFSDQQHLQQLNLFQASLSITGMPHRPLGRAQSSPATASLKGAPTCETPIKHLFTTGVVYDTFMLKHQCMCGNTHIHPEHAGRIQSVWSRLQETGLLNRCERIRGRKATLDEIQTVHSEHHTLLYGTSPLNRQKLDSKKLLGPISQKMYAVLPCGGIGVDSDTVWNEMHSSSAVRMAVGCVIELAFKVAAGELKNGFAVVRPPGHHAEESTAMGFCFFNSVAITAKLLQQKLSVGKILIVDWDIHHGNGTQQAFYSDPNVLYISLHRYDDGNFFPGSGAPEEVGAGPGVGYNVNIAWTGGVEPPMGDVEYLTAFRTVVMPIANEFSPDVVLVSAGFDAVEGHQSPLGGYHVTAKCFGHLTKQLMTLAGGRVVLALEGGHDLMAICDASESCVSALLGEELDPLPQAVLQQKPCPKAAASLEKVIEIQSKHWGSVQRFAPTVGQSLLEAQRREKDEADTVTAMASLTVDTDPGISQVPSRPAEEPMEEEPTL from the exons TGGAGGTGAAAGCGTCCCTCTCGGTGGGGATGCAGAGCCCGGGCggcggagagcaggggggaggcGGCGGCGGCCCGGTCGACCTGAGGACGGACCCCCGGCTGGGCCTGGCCGCCATGGACCCCATCATGagggagcagcagctgcagcaggagctgctgctcctcaagcagcagcaggagctgcagaagcAGCTGCTCTTCGCCGAGTTCCAGAAGCAGCACGAGGTCCTCACCCGCCAGCATGaggtgcagctgcaggagcaccTCAAG cagcagcaggagatcCTGGCGGCCAAGcggcagcaggagctggagcagaagaggaagctggagcagcagagacacgaggagctggagaagcagcGGCTGGAGCAGCAGCTCATTATGCTGAGGAACAAGGAGAAAGGCAAAGAGA GTGCAATCGCAAGCACAGAGGTCAAGCTAAAACTCCAGGAGTTCCTCCTCAGTAAAAAAGACCCTACACCTGGCGGACTGAACCATTCCTTCCCCCCAAAATGCTG GGGGGCTCACCACACCTCTCTGGACCAGAGCTCCCCACCACAGAGCAACACCCCTGGGACACCCCCCTCCTACAAACTGCCCCCTCTGCTGGGCTCCTACGACGGCAAGGATGACTTCCCCCTGCGGAAGACAG caTCTGAGCCCAACCTGAAGGTGCGCTCTCGGTTAAAGCAGAAGGTGGCGGAGAGGCGGAGCAGCCCGCTGCTAAGGCGGAAGGATGGCACAGTGATCAGCACCTTCAAGAAGAGGGCCATCGAAATCACAG TGTCCTCCATGTGTAGCAGCGCTCCTGGCTCTGGGCCCAGCTCCCCCAACAGCTCCAACAGTGCCATTGCTGAGAATGGGTCCAGCGGGTCAGTGCCTAACATCCACGCCAAG CACCTAAGGACCCAGCACCAGGCAATGAGTGCGGACGGAACGGCCAGCCAGCTCAGTCTGtacacctccccctccctcccaaacATCTCCTTGGGCCTGCCCGCCACTGTGACCGCTGCCAACTCGCACATAGCT GCCCCGCAGAAGCTGTCTGCCCAGCAGGAGGCGGAGCGGCAGGCCATCCAGACGCTGCGGCAGGGCGGCGCCCTCACGGGGAAGTTTGTCAGTACCTCATCGCTGCCCGCCTGCCTGCCCCCTGGGGTGCCCCACGACGCCGAGCCCCCCGCCTCCAACAGCCACAGCCACTCCTCCCTGCTGCAGCACGtcctgctgctggagcaggcCCGCCAGCAGAGTGCGCTGCTCGCAG tgccGATCTACGGGCAGTCGCCGCTGGTGACGGGCGAGCGGGTGTCCACCAGCATGCGCACGGTCAATAAGCTGCCCCGCCACCGGCCGCTGAGCCGCACGCAGTCGGCGCCCCTGCCCCAGAGCCCCCaggccctgcagcagctggtcatgcagcagcagcaccagcacttcctggagaagcagaagcagtACCAGCAGCAGATCCAGCTCAATAAG ATGCTCTCCAAGGGCACCGAGCTGCCCCGCCAGCCCCCCAGTCACCCCGAGGAGACGGAGGAGGAGCTGACAGAAACGGCTGAGATGCAGGAagacaggggggaggggcccGAGCCAGCGGGGGACGGACCTCTGCAGCACGAGCCGCAGCACGAGTCATCGGGGGATACCACGCCCCCCTCGGAGCAGCCAATCATGCTGAAGGACGAGAACACGGAGAGCGAGgtagaggaggaggacgacgacGACGAGGCCATCGAGCTGAGGGAGTGTGACGAGCAGGGCCTCTCTTACACTCAG TTTTCGGACCAGCAGCACTTGCAGCAGCTCAACCTGTTCCAGGCATCCCTGTCAATCACTGGCATGCCCCACAGACCTCTGGGAAGGGCCCAGTCCTCCCCAGCTACTGCCAGCCTCAAGGGTGCCCCCACCTGCGAAACTCCAATTAAGCACCTCTTTACGACAG gTGTGGTGTATGATACCTTCATGCTGAAGCACCAGTGCATGTGCGGaaacacccacatacacccAGAGCACGCCGGGCGGATCCAGAGCGTGTGGTCCCGTCTGCAGGAGACTGGACTGCTCAACCGCTGTGAG AGGATTCGGGGAAGAAAGGCCACACTGGATGAGATCCAGACGGTCCATTCAGAGCATCACACCTTGCTCTACGGCACCAGTCCCCTGAACAGGCAGAAACTGGACAGCAAGAAGCTTTTAG GTCCCATCAGCCAGAAGATGTACGCAGTCCTGCCCTGTGGGGGCATTGGG gtggacagtgacacagtgtgGAACGAGATGCACTCCTCCAGTGCTGTGCGGATGGCCGTGGGTTGTGTCATCGAGTTGGCATTCAAAGTGGCTGCCGGGGAGCTCAAG AATGGTTTTGCGGTGGTGCGTCCTCCCGGACATCACGCAGAAGAGTCCACTGCCAT GGGCTTCTGCTTCTTCAACTCAGTGGCCATCACTGCCAAGCTCCTGCAGCAGAAGCTAAGCGTGGGGAAGATCCTGATCGTGGACTGG GATATCCACCATGGCAATGGCACCCAGCAGGCCTTCTACAGTGACCCCAATGTGCTCTACATTTCTCTGCATCGCTACGATGATGGCAACTTCTTCCCTGGCAGTGGAGCCCCTGAGGAG GTTGGGGCTGGACCTGGAGTGGGATACAATGTGAACATCGCATGGACAGGAGGTGTGGAGCCACCCATGGGGGACGTGGAGTACCTAACTGCCTTCAG GACAGTGGTCATGCCCATTGCCAATGAGTTCTCGCCGGACGTGGTGCTGGTTTCGGCTGGCTTTGACGCCGTGGAGGGCCACCAGTCTCCTCTGGGCGGATACCACGTCACAGCCAAGT GCTTTGGTCACCTCACCAAGCAGCTGATGACACTGGCTGGCGGGCGCGTGGTCTTGGCGTTGGAGGGGGGCCACGACCTCATGGCCATCTGTGATGCCTCGGAGTCCTGCGTCTCCGCTTTGCTGGGAGAGGAG CTGGACCCCCTGCCCCAGGCTGTCCTGCAGCAGAAGCCCTGCCCGAAAGCAGCGGCCTCCCTGGAGAAGGTCATAGAGATACAGA GTAAGCACTGGGGCTCTGTGCAGCGCTTTGCCCCCACGGTGGGCCAGTCTCTGCTGGAGGCACAGCGCAGGGAGAAGGATGAGGCGGACACAGTGACTGCCATGGCCTCCCTCACTGTGGACACTGACCCGGGAATCAGCCAGGTGCCCAGCAG GCCAGCAGAGGAGCCCATGGAGGAAGAGCCCACGTTGTAG